The following nucleotide sequence is from Fundulus heteroclitus isolate FHET01 chromosome 24, MU-UCD_Fhet_4.1, whole genome shotgun sequence.
ccattttgcctacagtccacttgaattaagcTCGTTCACAAATGTcacctggccttttgaaaaaagaaaaattataatttttgataaagatctatgtaggaaatatgttgtcatcgttaaagaaacgtctgttttgaggtttaaaaaaagaggatggacgggatgttgatatttgtggataatgatgtagaaaacaaatcatagtttccaacataatgaaaaaatattgatttaaaatgaaatattactggcccttttagcatcattctgttgtgaaaattaaaagcaattattccaagaaaaaactgataaaacctgcatttattatcattaggTTACagacaggttgcagacccctgccctaaataattaacaaaaaacataaactcttcaattcattttaatgtttttatttagttattctGATACATGGAGGATTCACATATAATTGAAACTGGATCAAGATAATTTTTGCTGTATAGGTGATTTTTAGAGAAAAACACAATTCAGAAAGGTACAATCCTTTTGTTTCCTTGTATGTTGTTGTACTCTTCTATACTACTACTAACAGTTTAAAGGGgacatcaatccatccattttctgacccgcttaatccctcattatgtggcgggggttgctggtgcctatctccagcgttcactgggcgagaggcaaggtacaccctggacaggtcgccagtctgtcgcagcttaaaggggacatacaCTTTTAAAGCCTTCCTTTTAGCttttaaattattcagttgtggtcgatataaagtagaactgcaatgctttggtctgactgtgttgccccacagcccttcttttacccctgttctgatgTTCATCTGATAACAActggttttggtgctgtctcctTAAATGCAACGGAGGTGCTTCACACCCTCCCCCTTCAGTTCACAGAGCATTCCAATCCActccgttcggccatttttgtagcatGCTGGGGGAAGGTGTGATGAATTGTGTGCGTTATTCCACAACAACTGAACCTTTTttacttatccacttgtagcttcagcatcttgagcttggactacaaaatcatagcgaaacacacattttcagaTTTCCGAAATTGGtgagctggaagtccatgatcTTGTTTAGCaattctgcagcaaatactgtgatgtaattgttcataAAACGAAatggaaaacagagaaaacttaacagcttgcaaaatatgacccaaacataATAAAAAGATTTCTACGCTGCACCAAGAAAGATTGAATTCCAAGTACAAAGAGACTCCAAGTATGCAACAAATGTaattaagggctaaaaaagagGATCAGAGCATTTTATGTCTCCTTTTAAAAGACAAGGAtcagattaaagaaaattaCTTCAAACCGACAAGGAAAGCATGAAACCTCCCCCTGTCAGGTACATATTGATGCAAGGCTGTTGGGAAACATTCTAGGAAAgatgacttatttttatttttaagaaaagactTAAGTACTTAACCAAAACTGCAGAGGTACAGAATGGCAAAGAAAAATCACCAGCCCAAAAATTTAACTATAAACACAGGTCTGTTGTGGTCTTGCCACCTTCTGCGGTTCATTTGTAGCGGTATATCTTAATGCAGTGATTCATGCTGTCTGACACAACCATATGGCCATCTGGGAGAAGCGCCAGCCCACGTGGGCTGTTGAGGTTGTCTGACACAAGAGGCCGGCCCACACCCTTTGATGGGTAGATGAGTACACGGTGGTGTTGCTTTCCCCAGTCTGCCACTAAGACGTCCCCATCACGGTCGATGCAAAGGCCCCAGGGGCAGGTCAAGACAGGACCCAGGCCAGAGCACACACCCAGGATTCTGATAGTGTTCCACCCAGGTTCCAGGACTCGGATGCATGGAACCCGACCAGTTTCATTACCTCTTTCTGAAACTGCCATAAGCCCAGTGGTGAGACAGGCTGCCACCAAGTAGGGTCTGTGATACCCGGTTACAACTGTGCGCTCTAACCTAGCCCCAGTTTTGGGGTCCAACTTTAAGGCAGTCAAGGAGCCGCGCTTAATGTCAGCAACTACAAATTCATCTTGACTTGTAACTGTGACCCCTCTCGGAGCATCCAACTCTTCATTTGTGGAACCAGTCACGGTGCCACCAAATGTTTGCAGGAGGCGTCCATGACGGCTGAACACCAACAATGCTCGCTCTGCAGCACAGGTCAAGGCTATGAGGCCTTTTGAATTTGCAGCCACATCAAAGTAGTTGCAGATACGGGAAGACCTTTCTGATCCCGAGGGAGAGACTTGCTGCACAATGTTCTTCTGGAGATCTGTCACTTGGATTCGGGCATTGCCGCAGTCCACCACAAACAGCTGCCCTCTGGCAGTTGCATGGACACCACTTGGCAGATTGAAGTCAGTTCTGCCTGAGCCTTGTTTACCAAACTGTTTGACCAGGTAAGCTGAGTCAAAGGCAGCTGAACCAATCCCTTCCTCCAATTCCCCAAAAGGCACGTCAACTGTGTCTTTCTTGTCCTTGGTGCATAGCACCAATTCTggatcttgttttattttatcaccaCAGATGGCTGACATGGAAAGAGATCTGCTTACGCGGTTTACACCTAAACTATGTGAAACCCGAGTTTGAGATGTTGATTGCCTTTTAGGGCTGATGATGCCCTTGTTAGATTTTGTGAAGTTTCCTTGGCCTTTCTCAAATGTCGAAGGCTCCGAGGCAAGACGCATTCTACTGACTCTTCTCGTTTTTCTGCACCCAATCTTGTCATCGTCAATCAAAGGCTGTTCCTTACTAGACAGATCAGTGGTGCAGGTTGACCAGCAAGGGCCCTGCTTAGGAGATCCATTCTCTGGAGTATCTACAGTGTAGGTGTTGCAGGAATCTTCACTGTCCACTGGAGATGAAGGGCTTCCACTGTCCAATGCCATTTCCGTTAAGGCATTCTTCTTTGAGAGGCTCTGTTGTGAAAGAGAAATACGTTTTGTAGAAAGGTCTACAAGACTATGTCTGCAGACTGAATCCTTACATCTGGCCTTTGGGAAAGCTGTTGCATTGCTCCTTTTATCATCCTTTTCTCCCAGGGGGCATGATGGTTCTTTGCACGAGACCATAACAAGGGCTTTCTGTCGTCTTTTACCTTTCACTGTGTTgcgtctttttatttcattttgtctgCAGTCGGACTCGTCTCCTTCTGATTCTGCTTGACTGGAGACAACTGGAATAGCCAGGAACAGATCTTGACCTTGTG
It contains:
- the LOC118557795 gene encoding uncharacterized protein LOC118557795; amino-acid sequence: MIMRSYAERKALPGFSALLTLHTPKERDVTSSSPVHLTPRDSIFTPRSSTLSPPWVTAALSTLEKGERELQSLRERQQTEVEEVNRELDDAVIEAQREERRLLEKVEQDYREAQRHLRQVKRENAAAVRVVQSLVDQQIRKIGQLKEQIQIWGFMADGSNKNQLQRGVEELTQPWEISLTLKRVSFLSRPQYKTLNFGEVDIHEQGMTYHIGVCGDQGHKCALHSGDTDFSNINPREIRKEPQPNRGGQRSSPVENTGGNNGNFRVVRKLHLSSSTENEDEPRPTKSSIQRSRGVSESSQDEEVESVCSDSQGQDLFLAIPVVSSQAESEGDESDCRQNEIKRRNTVKGKRRQKALVMVSCKEPSCPLGEKDDKRSNATAFPKARCKDSVCRHSLVDLSTKRISLSQQSLSKKNALTEMALDSGSPSSPVDSEDSCNTYTVDTPENGSPKQGPCWSTCTTDLSSKEQPLIDDDKIGCRKTRRVSRMRLASEPSTFEKGQGNFTKSNKGIISPKRQSTSQTRVSHSLGVNRVSRSLSMSAICGDKIKQDPELVLCTKDKKDTVDVPFGELEEGIGSAAFDSAYLVKQFGKQGSGRTDFNLPSGVHATARGQLFVVDCGNARIQVTDLQKNIVQQVSPSGSERSSRICNYFDVAANSKGLIALTCAAERALLVFSRHGRLLQTFGGTVTGSTNEELDAPRGVTVTSQDEFVVADIKRGSLTALKLDPKTGARLERTVVTGYHRPYLVAACLTTGLMAVSERGNETGRVPCIRVLEPGWNTIRILGVCSGLGPVLTCPWGLCIDRDGDVLVADWGKQHHRVLIYPSKGVGRPLVSDNLNSPRGLALLPDGHMVVSDSMNHCIKIYRYK